Proteins encoded in a region of the Paenibacillus sp. W2I17 genome:
- a CDS encoding Lrp/AsnC family transcriptional regulator, with translation MDEIDQHILFHLENQARLSMTELGKLVGLSQPAVTERVKRMEEKGIIEEYRTVISPSKLGKQSTAYVLFRTRDCYPFLDFCRASPEVVECYRISGEYNYLLKILTDTIQGLEEFENKCDPYGTYMTLITMSSPIAHKNLVEGPNLLAQAE, from the coding sequence ATGGATGAAATAGATCAGCATATCCTGTTTCACTTGGAGAATCAGGCGAGATTATCCATGACCGAACTAGGCAAACTGGTGGGGTTATCTCAGCCCGCCGTTACTGAACGAGTCAAACGAATGGAAGAAAAGGGAATAATCGAGGAATATCGAACCGTGATCTCCCCTTCCAAATTGGGCAAGCAGAGCACAGCCTATGTTCTTTTTCGTACCCGGGATTGTTATCCTTTCCTGGATTTCTGTCGTGCGTCACCTGAAGTTGTGGAATGTTATCGGATAAGCGGGGAATACAATTACTTGCTGAAGATCCTCACTGACACCATTCAAGGACTCGAGGAGTTTGAGAATAAGTGTGATCCGTATGGTACGTACATGACTTTAATTACCATGTCTTCTCCAATTGCACATAAGAATCTCGTGGAAGGACCAAATTTGCTGGCACAGGCAGAATAA
- a CDS encoding ABC transporter substrate-binding protein, protein MKFTSRTIGFAALSLLLLLLAACSNTSTSSPAEETTSTTNTTETSASAENTNKTTYPLTIENFTISGEGGEWKPKVQVFDKAPERVVANTQSAAEMLIKLGLTDKMVGVAALYGSVTPDVADDFASIPVLSKDYVGKELVVGASPDLVLGRGDLFADADWGVGTVDGLNDMNIRTFLQTTNHRGSLDSLYSDIAQLGQIFDVQENAATFTESLKTRVEAIKASVADQPEHTFAYIVPATEDTITVSSMQNDTYQLDALGLLKLKNTFDGVQGEVSVEQLITANPDYLLLSAYAGSPDIDKLIENLYANPALQSMNAIKNKQIYVTDFSQFWGYGYQILDGIEKMGQEMKANPIKN, encoded by the coding sequence ATGAAATTCACATCCAGAACCATTGGCTTCGCTGCTCTAAGTCTTCTGTTACTGTTGCTTGCAGCCTGTTCGAATACTTCAACTTCTTCCCCTGCCGAAGAAACAACTTCAACAACTAACACGACAGAAACTTCAGCTTCTGCTGAGAATACTAATAAAACGACATATCCACTCACCATTGAGAACTTCACGATCTCGGGTGAGGGTGGCGAGTGGAAACCCAAAGTGCAAGTATTCGATAAAGCACCGGAACGTGTTGTTGCAAATACCCAATCTGCGGCTGAGATGCTCATCAAATTAGGTCTGACCGATAAAATGGTCGGTGTTGCTGCTCTATACGGTTCCGTTACACCCGATGTGGCTGATGATTTCGCCAGTATCCCGGTACTATCCAAGGATTATGTAGGTAAAGAGCTGGTTGTAGGTGCAAGCCCGGATCTGGTACTCGGACGGGGCGACCTGTTCGCTGATGCAGACTGGGGCGTGGGTACCGTCGATGGTTTGAATGACATGAATATCCGCACGTTCCTGCAAACGACGAATCACAGAGGTTCACTCGATAGCCTGTATAGCGATATTGCACAACTTGGGCAGATCTTCGATGTTCAAGAAAATGCCGCAACATTCACGGAAAGTCTGAAGACTCGTGTTGAAGCCATTAAGGCAAGTGTAGCCGATCAGCCTGAGCATACTTTTGCTTATATCGTACCCGCTACGGAAGACACCATTACGGTAAGCAGCATGCAGAACGATACGTATCAGCTCGATGCACTTGGCCTGCTGAAGCTGAAAAATACGTTTGATGGTGTGCAAGGTGAGGTTAGTGTTGAGCAACTGATCACAGCAAACCCGGACTACCTGCTCTTGTCCGCATATGCGGGTTCACCGGATATCGATAAGCTAATTGAGAACCTGTATGCCAACCCTGCCCTGCAAAGCATGAACGCGATCAAGAACAAACAAATCTATGTGACAGATTTCAGCCAGTTCTGGGGTTATGGATATCAAATACTGGACGGTATTGAGAAAATGGGACAGGAAATGAAAGCTAATCCAATTAAGAATTAA
- a CDS encoding MFS transporter has translation MTAHTSLPNQREIPSISSKRLPWAGLLALAMAGFICILTESLPAGLLPQIAKDLGITEALTGQLVTLYAIGSLVAAIPLTAATRGWRRRPLLLVCISGFLVFNTVTALSSDYILTLAARFMAGVSAGVLWGMTAGYARRMVPDSLKGKAMAVAMVGTPVALALGVPIGSFLSSYIGWRLIFGIVSLLTVALIVWVLWKMPDFAGEPAGERLPLHKVFLIPGVRPILFVVLAWMLAHNILYTYISPYLAQTVFANRVDLILLIFGITSIVGIWLTGMLIDRFLRRLVIISLASFALASVVMGIGTHQPVIIILGVMIWGLTFGGAATLLQTAIAQAGGKSTDVAQSMLVTAWNLAIGGGGIIGGILLEVFGAGYLSGALFILLIPALLVAIRAYKYGFTRAN, from the coding sequence ATGACCGCTCACACATCCCTCCCAAACCAAAGGGAGATTCCTTCCATATCTTCAAAACGCCTTCCGTGGGCTGGACTTCTTGCATTAGCCATGGCGGGATTTATTTGCATCCTCACTGAAAGTCTGCCTGCGGGACTGCTGCCGCAAATTGCAAAAGACTTGGGGATCACAGAGGCTCTTACCGGACAGTTGGTGACTCTTTATGCCATTGGATCACTTGTTGCTGCCATTCCCTTGACTGCTGCTACACGCGGATGGAGACGCCGACCTCTTCTGCTGGTATGTATTAGCGGCTTTCTTGTCTTTAACACCGTTACCGCCTTATCGTCAGATTACATCCTTACACTTGCTGCTCGTTTCATGGCAGGGGTCTCTGCGGGTGTGCTATGGGGAATGACAGCAGGTTATGCTCGTCGGATGGTCCCGGATTCGTTAAAAGGTAAAGCCATGGCCGTGGCTATGGTCGGCACACCGGTAGCACTAGCCCTTGGTGTTCCAATCGGTAGTTTTCTCAGTTCTTATATCGGCTGGCGCCTCATCTTCGGGATAGTATCTCTTCTGACCGTAGCTCTAATCGTATGGGTTCTCTGGAAAATGCCAGACTTTGCCGGAGAGCCCGCTGGGGAACGTCTTCCGCTGCATAAGGTGTTTTTAATTCCGGGAGTTAGGCCTATTCTGTTTGTTGTTCTGGCCTGGATGCTTGCCCATAACATTCTATACACCTATATTTCTCCCTACCTTGCCCAGACCGTATTTGCTAACAGAGTAGACTTGATTTTGCTCATTTTCGGTATTACTTCCATTGTTGGAATTTGGTTAACCGGAATGCTTATTGACCGGTTTTTGAGGAGATTGGTTATCATTAGCTTGGCATCATTCGCTCTGGCCTCTGTCGTGATGGGAATCGGTACTCATCAACCTGTCATTATTATTCTTGGCGTCATGATCTGGGGACTTACGTTTGGCGGGGCTGCCACACTGTTACAAACTGCCATCGCTCAAGCCGGAGGCAAAAGCACAGATGTCGCTCAATCGATGCTGGTTACAGCATGGAATCTGGCGATTGGCGGAGGAGGCATCATCGGGGGCATCCTTCTTGAAGTATTTGGAGCAGGATACCTTTCTGGGGCGCTGTTTATCTTGCTCATTCCTGCGTTACTTGTAGCTATACGTGCTTATAAATATGGATTTACCAGAGCAAATTAA
- a CDS encoding alpha/beta hydrolase, with the protein MTDYTQLLPEHEVKKIGEHDLHLEIFEGPPLHDAEAATKKPPLLFVHGAYTGSWMWSKYIPHFAQHGWTCYVMNLRSHYKSRVMDMTKITFDDYLEDIREVLAELNEPPVLIGFSMGGILSQKIAEDATLAGLVIIDSSISKEVHGVMPYPGSDRITPGIIIPAPVRDELTSIDETAEDIAFQRKYLQMESSKAFSTFSVMFGADGGVSINGELIHCPSLVIKAVSSEDEDQRGKLTAKQLDAAYAGLWDTTHTGLLVGQRYMEPVDIILEWMNRQYPFELTEKLTK; encoded by the coding sequence ATGACGGACTACACTCAATTGTTACCGGAACATGAGGTAAAGAAGATCGGAGAACATGATTTACACTTGGAAATATTCGAAGGCCCCCCTCTTCATGACGCCGAAGCAGCGACCAAGAAACCACCTCTCCTGTTTGTTCACGGTGCATACACAGGCAGTTGGATGTGGAGCAAATACATCCCCCACTTTGCCCAGCACGGTTGGACCTGTTATGTCATGAACCTGAGAAGTCACTACAAGAGTCGGGTCATGGACATGACAAAGATTACATTTGACGATTATTTGGAGGATATTCGTGAAGTATTGGCGGAGCTTAACGAACCTCCCGTTCTTATTGGCTTTAGTATGGGTGGGATCCTCAGTCAAAAGATTGCAGAAGACGCTACTCTGGCAGGCCTAGTTATTATTGACTCCAGTATAAGCAAGGAAGTTCATGGGGTAATGCCCTACCCGGGAAGCGATCGTATCACACCTGGGATCATCATTCCTGCGCCTGTCCGTGATGAACTGACCAGTATCGATGAGACGGCAGAAGACATTGCTTTTCAGCGTAAATATCTTCAGATGGAGTCTTCGAAGGCATTTAGCACATTTTCCGTGATGTTTGGAGCAGATGGTGGTGTATCCATTAATGGCGAGCTGATCCATTGCCCCAGCTTGGTGATCAAGGCTGTTTCCAGTGAAGACGAAGATCAGAGAGGAAAATTAACCGCCAAGCAGCTGGATGCTGCATATGCCGGACTGTGGGATACGACCCATACGGGTTTACTTGTAGGCCAACGGTACATGGAACCTGTCGATATCATCCTTGAATGGATGAACAGACAATACCCCTTTGAATTAACGGAAAAACTCACAAAATAA
- a CDS encoding MarR family winged helix-turn-helix transcriptional regulator: protein MITNYITRMKTRDAISLISKIKEKVNRFILAEMAEQGIQDLATSHGDIIYALYNNHRMTMAEIAKKIGKDKSTVTALVDKLVRTGYVVKERDATDSRVVHVALTTKGEELKPVFEEISQRILDVFYADVTEAEKKELLRILMKIHSNF from the coding sequence TTGATAACAAACTATATTACACGTATGAAAACAAGAGACGCTATTTCACTCATATCCAAAATTAAAGAGAAGGTCAACCGCTTTATCCTGGCCGAGATGGCTGAGCAAGGAATCCAGGATCTCGCTACGTCCCATGGGGATATTATCTATGCCCTGTACAATAATCATAGGATGACTATGGCTGAAATCGCCAAAAAAATTGGTAAGGATAAATCCACGGTGACTGCACTTGTGGACAAATTGGTGCGGACAGGATACGTCGTTAAGGAGCGTGATGCAACAGATTCACGAGTTGTTCATGTGGCTTTGACTACAAAAGGAGAAGAATTAAAGCCTGTGTTCGAAGAAATATCGCAGCGCATACTGGACGTGTTCTATGCGGACGTTACGGAAGCGGAGAAAAAAGAACTGCTGCGAATTTTAATGAAAATTCATAGCAACTTCTAA